A stretch of the Actinomyces qiguomingii genome encodes the following:
- the infB gene encoding translation initiation factor IF-2, whose amino-acid sequence MAKPRVHELAKELDPTGKRITSKVILAWLKDQGEFVKAASSTVEPPVARRVREHFSASSGEDKKTPKPAAPRPSAPAPKQAASAPKPTAPKPSAPAPKPPAPTPKQTQSAPKPADRPEAPKPAAPAPKSSGGPKPGAAPKPASSKPAHPTPGPRASQSSSSPSSDRPARPAAPTPGPRPNAPTPGPRPGGPRPGNNPYATSQGMPRPAGSGRGRGKGSRSGGPRPGNNPYATSQGMPRPGGSGGGRAQGGRSGQSGPRPGGSGGGRAQGGRSGQSGPRPGARSGGPRPNPGMMPGRSSVGRPGAPARGGQGGRGGRPGSGGRGGSGGGPRSGFGGGPRGGRGGRGSTQGAFGRGGGAPRGRKSRRAKRQEFEQQSAPTIGGVVVPRGDGSTPVRVRQGATLTDLAEKINANPAALVTVLFHLGEMATATQSLDEDTFALLGAELGYDVQIVSPEDEDRELLESFDIDLAAEEAGEDDAELVPRPPVVTVMGHVDHGKTKLLDAIRSTDVVAAEAGGITQSIGAYQVRVNLGDETRPITFIDTPGHEAFTAMRARGAEVTDIAILVVAADDGVMPQTVEALNHAQAAGVPIVVAVNKIDKDGANPEKIRGQLTEYGLVPEEYGGDTMFVDISAKQRTNIDGLLEAVLLTADAALDLRANPDSDARGVTVEAKLDRGRGAVATVLVQRGTLRVGDPIVAGSAYGRVRAMFDEYGNTLEEAGPARPAQVLGLTNVPSAGDSFIVAPDDRTARQIADRREAAGRAAELAKRRKRVSLENLTDVLKEGKVDTLNLILKGDSSGAVEALEDSLLKIDVGDEVALRVIHRGVGAVTQNDVNLATVDSAVIIGFNVRPAVRVAELADREGVDMKFYTVIYNAIEDVEAALKGMLKPIYEEVELGTAEIRQVFHSSKFGSIAGSIVRSGVIKRGAKARLVRDGVVVNGELTVETLRREKDDVTEVREGYECGINLAYRDIAEGDVIETWEMREKPRD is encoded by the coding sequence GTGGCAAAACCACGCGTTCACGAGCTCGCGAAGGAGCTCGACCCCACTGGCAAGAGGATCACCTCTAAGGTGATTCTGGCCTGGCTCAAGGATCAGGGGGAATTCGTCAAGGCGGCATCCTCCACCGTGGAGCCTCCCGTCGCTCGCCGGGTTCGCGAGCACTTCTCCGCGTCGAGCGGCGAGGATAAGAAGACCCCCAAGCCGGCGGCTCCCAGACCGTCGGCTCCGGCGCCTAAGCAGGCCGCCTCCGCGCCCAAACCGACGGCGCCGAAGCCCAGTGCGCCCGCACCGAAACCGCCGGCCCCGACGCCCAAGCAGACGCAGTCCGCACCTAAACCCGCGGACAGGCCGGAAGCGCCTAAGCCGGCGGCCCCTGCGCCCAAATCGAGTGGTGGGCCCAAGCCGGGTGCTGCGCCCAAGCCCGCTTCCTCTAAGCCCGCACATCCAACTCCGGGTCCGCGGGCATCGCAATCGTCTTCATCGCCGAGTTCCGACCGGCCTGCGCGTCCGGCGGCGCCTACTCCCGGTCCGCGGCCGAACGCACCCACGCCCGGTCCGCGCCCCGGTGGCCCGCGGCCGGGTAACAACCCCTATGCGACCTCCCAGGGCATGCCGCGTCCCGCCGGCTCCGGCCGTGGCCGGGGCAAGGGCTCTCGCTCGGGCGGCCCGCGGCCGGGTAACAACCCCTATGCGACCTCCCAGGGCATGCCGCGTCCCGGTGGTTCGGGCGGTGGGCGTGCGCAGGGCGGGCGTTCCGGCCAGAGTGGACCGCGGCCCGGCGGTTCGGGCGGTGGGCGTGCGCAGGGCGGGCGTTCCGGCCAGAGCGGACCGCGGCCCGGCGCCCGTTCGGGTGGTCCTCGGCCCAATCCCGGAATGATGCCGGGCAGGTCCTCTGTCGGGCGTCCCGGTGCTCCTGCCCGTGGAGGCCAGGGTGGCCGTGGCGGTCGCCCCGGCTCCGGTGGTCGTGGAGGATCAGGCGGGGGCCCGCGCAGTGGCTTCGGCGGCGGTCCTCGCGGGGGCCGCGGAGGCCGCGGTTCCACGCAGGGCGCCTTCGGACGTGGTGGCGGTGCACCGCGCGGACGCAAGTCGCGTCGCGCCAAGCGCCAGGAGTTCGAGCAGCAGAGTGCACCTACGATCGGTGGCGTAGTCGTCCCTCGCGGCGACGGCTCCACTCCGGTGCGCGTGCGGCAGGGTGCCACGCTCACGGATCTTGCCGAGAAGATCAACGCCAACCCGGCGGCGCTGGTCACCGTGCTGTTCCATCTCGGTGAGATGGCCACCGCCACCCAGTCCCTGGACGAGGACACCTTCGCCCTGCTGGGAGCTGAGCTGGGCTATGACGTGCAGATCGTCTCGCCCGAGGATGAGGACCGCGAGCTGCTGGAGTCCTTCGACATCGACCTGGCGGCCGAGGAGGCCGGTGAGGACGATGCCGAACTTGTGCCCCGCCCGCCCGTGGTCACTGTCATGGGGCACGTCGACCACGGTAAGACCAAGCTGCTTGACGCTATTCGCTCCACCGATGTGGTCGCGGCGGAGGCTGGCGGCATCACCCAGTCCATCGGCGCCTATCAGGTGCGTGTCAATCTGGGTGATGAGACCCGTCCGATCACCTTCATCGACACTCCTGGTCACGAGGCCTTCACCGCCATGCGCGCCCGTGGCGCGGAGGTTACGGATATCGCGATCCTGGTGGTCGCCGCCGATGACGGCGTCATGCCGCAGACCGTTGAGGCACTCAACCATGCCCAGGCGGCCGGTGTGCCGATTGTCGTAGCTGTCAACAAGATTGACAAGGACGGCGCCAACCCGGAGAAGATCCGCGGTCAGCTCACCGAGTACGGTCTGGTGCCTGAGGAGTATGGCGGCGACACCATGTTCGTGGATATCTCCGCCAAGCAGCGCACCAATATTGACGGCCTGTTGGAGGCGGTTCTGCTCACCGCCGATGCCGCCCTGGATCTGCGCGCCAATCCGGACTCCGACGCCCGCGGAGTGACGGTGGAGGCGAAGCTGGATCGGGGCCGCGGCGCGGTGGCCACCGTGCTGGTGCAACGCGGTACCCTGCGGGTGGGCGACCCGATCGTCGCCGGCAGCGCCTACGGGCGCGTGCGTGCCATGTTCGACGAGTACGGCAACACCTTGGAGGAGGCCGGCCCGGCCCGGCCCGCCCAGGTGCTGGGATTGACCAATGTCCCCAGCGCGGGCGACTCCTTCATCGTCGCTCCCGACGACCGCACCGCCCGGCAGATCGCCGACCGGCGGGAGGCTGCCGGACGTGCCGCGGAACTGGCCAAGCGCCGCAAGCGTGTGTCTTTGGAGAACCTCACCGATGTCCTGAAGGAGGGCAAGGTCGACACTCTCAACCTCATCCTTAAGGGTGACAGTTCGGGTGCGGTCGAGGCGCTGGAGGACTCGCTGCTCAAGATTGACGTGGGCGACGAGGTGGCCCTGCGAGTCATCCACCGTGGCGTGGGAGCGGTTACCCAGAACGACGTCAACCTGGCAACCGTCGACTCCGCCGTCATCATCGGCTTCAACGTGCGTCCGGCCGTCCGGGTCGCTGAGTTGGCTGACCGCGAGGGTGTGGACATGAAGTTCTACACGGTCATCTACAACGCCATTGAGGACGTCGAGGCGGCCCTGAAGGGCATGCTCAAGCCGATCTACGAGGAGGTCGAGTTGGGCACGGCCGAGATCCGCCAAGTCTTCCACTCCTCCAAGTTCGGTTCGATCGCCGGCTCGATCGTCCGCTCCGGTGTAATCAAGCGCGGTGCCAAGGCCCGCCTGGTGCGCGACGGTGTTGTGGTGAACGGGGAGCTCACGGTGGAGACGCTGCGCCGGGAGAAGGATGACGTCACCGAGGTCCGCGAGGGCTACGAGTGCGGTATCAACCTGGCCTACCGTGACATCGCCGAGGGCGACGTCATCGAGACCTGGGAGATGCGCGAGAAGCCCCGCGACTGA
- a CDS encoding YlxR family protein: protein MVNTPHVPERTCVGCRGKAPRAQLLRLALTDSGELTVDALAHLPGRGAWIHPDPACVELAERRRAFGRALRMRESPDVAPVRDWVELHGAERGRTHSPSPTGRRHTDSKGG from the coding sequence GTGGTCAACACGCCCCACGTGCCCGAACGCACCTGTGTCGGCTGTCGCGGTAAGGCGCCCCGGGCGCAGTTGCTGCGCCTGGCCCTGACGGACAGCGGCGAGTTGACCGTCGACGCCCTGGCTCATCTGCCGGGGCGTGGCGCATGGATCCATCCGGATCCGGCATGCGTCGAGCTCGCCGAGCGCAGGCGCGCCTTCGGGCGCGCGCTGCGCATGCGGGAGTCACCCGATGTGGCCCCCGTGCGCGACTGGGTCGAGCTCCATGGGGCGGAACGCGGTCGAACACACTCGCCGTCCCCGACCGGGCGACGGCACACCGATAGCAAAGGCGGGTAG
- the nusA gene encoding transcription termination factor NusA, translating into MDINMPELRGAADELGIDLDNLLPAIEDAILGAYSKVPGAIRGAHVEIDRRSGHMTVLAPEVDENDEPTGEYFDDTPDDFGRIAQATARSVIVQRIQDRRDFEVLGAFKDKAGELISGTVEQGRDPRLVHVRLDGEHEGIMPPHEQVPGERHRHGDRIRAYVTEVSRGPKGAQIILSRTHPGLVRKLFEREVPEIASGDVEIVSIAREAGHRTKVAVSARVRGVNAKGACIGPMGQRVRAVMAELGGEKIDIVDYSEDPERFVANALSPARVSSVTVVDAQEHAARAIVPDFQLSLAIGKEGQNARLAARLTGWKIDIHADTEAGEIAPGHDSRADDVTGPSVPGAQD; encoded by the coding sequence ATGGACATCAACATGCCGGAGCTGCGAGGCGCAGCCGACGAGTTGGGCATTGACCTGGACAACCTGCTGCCCGCCATTGAGGACGCCATTCTGGGTGCATACAGCAAGGTGCCCGGCGCCATCCGCGGCGCACATGTGGAGATCGATCGCCGCAGCGGACACATGACGGTGCTCGCCCCCGAGGTGGATGAGAACGATGAGCCGACCGGGGAGTACTTCGATGACACCCCCGACGACTTCGGCCGTATCGCCCAGGCTACCGCGCGCTCGGTGATTGTCCAGCGTATCCAGGACCGCCGTGATTTCGAGGTCCTGGGCGCCTTCAAGGACAAGGCTGGCGAGCTGATCTCCGGCACCGTGGAACAAGGGCGCGATCCGCGTCTGGTCCACGTTCGCCTGGACGGCGAGCATGAGGGCATCATGCCTCCACACGAGCAGGTGCCCGGTGAGCGTCACCGGCACGGCGATCGCATCCGCGCCTATGTGACCGAGGTCTCGCGCGGCCCCAAAGGTGCACAGATCATCCTGTCACGCACCCATCCGGGCCTGGTGCGCAAGTTGTTCGAGCGGGAGGTGCCCGAGATCGCTTCCGGCGATGTGGAGATCGTCTCCATCGCCAGGGAGGCCGGGCACCGTACCAAGGTCGCGGTCAGTGCGCGCGTGCGCGGTGTGAACGCCAAGGGCGCGTGCATCGGCCCCATGGGGCAGCGTGTACGTGCGGTCATGGCCGAGTTGGGTGGGGAGAAGATTGACATCGTCGACTACTCCGAGGACCCGGAGCGCTTCGTTGCCAATGCCCTGTCTCCCGCCCGGGTCTCCTCGGTGACCGTGGTAGATGCCCAGGAGCACGCCGCACGCGCAATCGTTCCTGACTTCCAGTTATCGTTGGCGATCGGCAAGGAGGGGCAGAACGCGCGCTTGGCAGCACGGCTGACGGGCTGGAAGATCGACATCCATGCCGACACCGAGGCCGGAGAGATCGCTCCCGGTCATGACTCCCGCGCCGACGACGTGACTGGTCCCTCAGTTCCCGGCGCCCAGGACTGA
- the rimP gene encoding ribosome maturation factor RimP, protein MTDASARSQEQSLRRLLNPIVEESGLFLEDVRLDRAGRYTTLRVVVDLPDGPGDLDLDTLGEATRAISDAVDEADPVPGQYTLEVSTPGAERELDTPRHFRRAVGHRAVITRAVGGQEHTVEGMLTAADETSITIGVDDVPQTIALAEVTAAHMVVSV, encoded by the coding sequence ATGACCGACGCGTCCGCCCGGAGCCAGGAGCAGAGTCTGCGCCGGCTGCTCAATCCCATTGTCGAGGAGTCCGGGCTCTTCCTGGAGGACGTGCGCCTGGACCGCGCCGGCAGGTACACCACGCTGCGGGTGGTGGTAGACCTGCCCGACGGCCCCGGCGATCTCGACCTAGACACTCTGGGGGAGGCCACCCGGGCCATTTCAGACGCCGTGGACGAAGCCGACCCCGTTCCAGGCCAGTACACCCTGGAGGTCTCCACCCCCGGCGCTGAACGGGAACTGGACACCCCCCGTCACTTCCGCCGCGCCGTCGGCCACCGGGCGGTGATCACCCGCGCAGTGGGCGGACAGGAGCACACCGTTGAGGGAATGCTCACCGCCGCGGATGAGACCAGCATCACCATCGGAGTGGATGATGTGCCCCAGACCATCGCATTGGCGGAGGTGACCGCCGCCCATATGGTCGTGAGCGTCTAA
- a CDS encoding Tat pathway signal protein encodes MTSATGACGLRVGEGSPASLPTAPPHEVVRDGLARQAALIASIAQVVSDSGTAQPSAPVDAIAASAATQLNALGGVWDPWATPVPTSYQTVPPVPSAAADVSTADLTTALTDGTALAREAAAACADDDAARLYAALAVAWSLEATRLDAAAVAVSGRDASALTEALPGDLLSAYDAARYASEEIAARSTGANHTRALADVAYAKAVVSASVALGGQDTRLAAYAAPTARADDSTSLEVTWARQVWQRVEETELAGVRAAGANATEITVDAALEAALRARAWGAAVDDPLPGYLD; translated from the coding sequence GTGACGTCGGCAACCGGTGCCTGCGGACTGCGAGTGGGCGAGGGCTCCCCCGCCTCGCTGCCGACGGCGCCCCCACATGAAGTGGTGCGGGACGGTCTGGCCCGACAGGCGGCCCTGATCGCCTCGATCGCCCAGGTGGTATCCGATTCCGGCACGGCTCAGCCCTCCGCCCCGGTCGATGCCATCGCCGCAAGCGCCGCCACGCAGTTGAACGCCCTGGGCGGCGTGTGGGACCCGTGGGCTACACCGGTGCCCACCAGCTACCAGACCGTCCCGCCGGTTCCGTCGGCCGCTGCGGACGTGTCCACCGCCGACCTGACAACGGCGCTGACCGACGGGACCGCCCTGGCCCGCGAGGCGGCAGCGGCCTGTGCCGACGACGACGCTGCCCGCCTTTACGCAGCCCTGGCCGTGGCCTGGTCCCTGGAGGCAACCCGGTTGGACGCAGCAGCAGTGGCGGTCAGTGGGCGTGATGCATCCGCGCTGACCGAGGCATTGCCCGGCGACCTGCTGTCAGCCTACGACGCCGCCCGCTACGCCTCTGAGGAAATCGCAGCACGTTCCACGGGTGCGAACCACACCCGCGCCCTGGCGGATGTGGCCTATGCCAAGGCGGTGGTCAGCGCGTCGGTGGCGCTGGGCGGACAGGACACCCGCCTGGCCGCATACGCCGCCCCGACCGCGAGGGCGGACGACTCGACATCGCTGGAGGTCACCTGGGCGCGGCAGGTGTGGCAGCGGGTGGAGGAGACAGAGCTGGCCGGGGTGAGGGCGGCCGGCGCCAATGCCACCGAGATAACCGTTGACGCCGCCCTGGAAGCGGCCCTGCGCGCCCGGGCATGGGGCGCCGCCGTGGACGATCCGCTTCCCGGCTATCTCGACTGA